The following DNA comes from Vigna radiata var. radiata cultivar VC1973A chromosome 4, Vradiata_ver6, whole genome shotgun sequence.
aaattataaaagtatgatagtacactttttatttaacgaattatacttttaatgttatatatttcaATCGATGTTAATCTACAATAGTGTGATAGAAGAAATACATTGAAGTGTTGGGAGCTCGTATAAGAATCTTATATCACACTGTACTCTTTGCAATGTTCCATTAGTTTCCACTGTCTAAGAATCTCTTATGCCTTACTGACTGACCCCTTTTATAGCTTTGGTGATTCTTACACCTAAGCCAATATGAGGCCTTTAAGGTACATAAATGCACATGATCTAGCTATGTCGCCAAAGGTTGTAATGTGAAAGATGGTCCAACAAAAAGGGTATAGTTGTTATTTACAAGAGTTGATGTAGTACAAGAAACTAACAAAAGATTCAATAACGCAAATATGCATTGATGGATGAGAAGGGTGTATCAGTTTCTGGTCTGTGCCATGGACAATTTTCTATTAGTTTAGATAGCAGAGCCTaagtctaaaataataaaatcacagAAGACTTCTTCCTTGTGCTACTATTTCATTGCTTGCTTGTACAATGGAGTAATCTgtaagccaaaaaaaaaaaaaaaggtagaagACAGGTTGATATTTCATAATGGATAGCCGGCAATGAGAAAAGGTCCATTTCCCACAAGCATCCAACTTTGGGGAGTTGGCAATGATGGTGCAATCTAATTGCATCTTTCTAGATAGCTGGATGGTGGGTCTGCTTCTCAACGAGCATATGACACTGGGGCCACCAATTGCACTCAATATGCTGAGCAATCCAACCATCTTATGATGGGGCCAAGATGATAACTAAACACCAAAATGGATGAGCCGAAGGAAACTCACTCAATTTGATTGAAAGTACTTTTAATGCTTATCTAACACTGTCCTGTGAACAGATAGgtcataaattttttactttataacaAGGAATCAGAGTATACACTTGAAAATGAATCCCAAATTGGGGTTGATAACAACACtgaaaacttatataataaagaaaaaaaggggcAACACTgctttcactttttaaattgGGCTAGACATAAGAATCGACAAACTAGCAGTAGAGACCAAAAAATAAGCACGTAGTTCTATTTAATTATCAGCTTGTTATCATCTCCATGTAGTGGCCTGATGATTATTTCTACTACTACTAGCATCTTCACTTTGATCAGTGACACCATCTGTTCTCTTGTCTAAATTTGAGTCCTTATGTTCATTTTGATAGGAACGAGAAGAATCTCCATCAGTTTTCTGTTCCTAAGATAGGAAAGGGAAAGAAGTTTATGTGGGTGGCATGTTGAATGACATTGATTTATTTTAGTCAAATAAAGTATAAGGTAAAATTAAGAAGGTAAAAAGAACATACATTGTGGAATAACATGTCGTCTGCCTCAAGCATGTGGATCACATGTCCCATCTTTGGTCTCTTTGTTGCATCAGGATCAACACACCGAAGAGCAATCAACAAAGCACGTTTAAGAGCCTTTGAAGATGGCATCTCAGGAAGCTTAGGATCAACTACTTCCTCAGATTTTCTATTCCCGACCATAGTCTTCAACCATTCTATTAAATTAACCTGTAATTGTTCCAACATGCATTGTTAGCccaaaaaagagagaagatggCAGATATATTAGCAGTTCTCTTTTCTTAGTGATGGCATCTAACCTCTCCTTGTGGTCTAGCATAATCAACAGGGCTTCTTCCAGTTATTATCTCCATGATAAGGATTCCAAAGCTATAAATATCACTCTTCTCAGTCAGCATTCCGGTGCAGGCATATTCTGGTGCAACATAACTAccgaaagagaaaagagagtcACTATCTTTTGACTACAATAATCATCATACAGGAACtgaaactaattctaatttggTAAAAGATAGGAAAATGTTTGGTTTATTCATACTAACCCAAATGTCCCCATCACTCGAGTTGTGACATAACTATTCTCAGAACACAAAAGCTTGGCAAGTCCAAAATCAGAAACCTTGGAGTTCCATTGTCGATCAATGAGTATGTTGCTTGATTTCACATCTCGGTGAACAACTTTTGGCTCAAGACCCTCATGAAGATAAGCCAATCtgaaaagataaacaaaagcaCACGATCAAAACAATCAAACATCACCATGGATTCCAGTCTATGAAGGTTTATAACAAATTCGGTACCCTCTTGCAGTTCCCAAAATAATGTTCATGCGTATGTTCCATGTCAAAGGGCTTACAGGTCCGACATCCCCATGCAACCATTGTTCTAGATTACCATTGTCTACATATTCATACACAAGCATCCTGTGAAAACAATACCACACTTCAAATCTCACATCTCATCAAACCAAACAGCATTTATAgcatcaatttttatttttctttagtttgtaAGAGAAGATATTGATACCTGTAGGCTCCCTCAACACAGTAGCCAAGCAACCGAACAAGATTTTTGTGTCGCACTCGACCAATAGCTTCTACTTCTACTTTAAATTCTTTCTCAGCTTGGCCCCTGAAAAAAGGTTAAACATGAATAACTTGTTTTTAAGATAAAGACAAGCACAAGACCAGGAACAAGAAATCACAAGATAGAAATATGAAATAGTCAATCCAATATGAGAGAGACTCGtaataaaatacattagaaTACAAAACTCCaagaaatgaaatattaatcaATTTGGTAGGAGGAAGgagatcaaaagaaaaattattcttttcttcacACGAGTGACTCACTTCAAGGATAACTTCTAGCATACCAGACAAGGATAAcacaaataaaagttaaaaagtagAAACACTGGTTAAAGTAAAAGAAGCAAACACTGGCCTACAGCAAAAAGCTGGTATCATTGGCGAGGATATATAAGGTTAGTTGCCACCAGGACAATCATTGAAGAGAATAACGAACAGCATGTCTAAATCATTTCAATTATAATAGAGACAGTTGAATATTTACAATTAGTATTTTCAAGCAAAATTTTACTAAACTTGTTTGCAACCAAATAGAACACgacaaaaaaacaaatcatttgCTTTTGTCATTCCCCAGATTCACAATATCAACGGGCAACACAGGGTTGAAAAATCACAAACGAAAATTTTCATCATGTGAGCCAAATTAAGAAAAGCCAGCTCACAAAGGGAAACCAATATTTGAACGCTCATCACACAATATGCATCTCTATGATACAGAATCACCAGAAAATAATGACATcaacaaacataaataaattagacAACTAATTTTTCCTGAGATTTCTGAAGACCATTCCAAAATCCAACCAAAACATCAAACTTGCAACAAGGATTGATCGAGACAGAATAAAAGTAAAGCTATCATGTTACAGTAAATAATACATCTCACAGTGGTAAAGTCTTCTACACTGTCATCCATTAACAAATTATCAtgtataaaaagtttataaactgctataacaaaaatcaaaacgACAATAATTTCCGACTAATTATGTATCTGTTAAACTCAActtattatatgataaatttattggCTTTTAAAGAAATTGCCCAGTTGAACCTTGATTATTAGCTAATCATGAGTTCAATCAGGCTACCTTAAATTACCCTCCCCTTCACCATACCTTCAACATTGAGAAGAATCTTCTAACACTAGTACATGttagttattttttacaataactaCCTTGTAAGccatatttatgaaaatttatagCTGAGAGTAAAAGTCATATTCATGAAAGTTTCCAATAAGCACAGAAATTATAGTAAAGAAAAAGACATACTTGTTATTCAAGAGGTTCTTCACGGCAATTTTGGTACCATCATTAAGCACCCCATGATAGACAATGCCATAACCACCTTCACCAACCACGTTTTCCGGACACAACCCTCCAGTGGCATCCTCAAGCTCCCTCAGAGTGTACCACCTCCCCCACCCAAGATGAGAAACCTCAGGCCCAAGCCCAAGCCCACCAACACTCCCACTTCCAAAAGACGACGTCGTTTCGCAACCACTCCCCATCGTTCCCTTACTCTCCTCACTCGAAACCCTATCGCAGTGGACAACCACCCGGTGTTCCGCCTTCCCCATCTCCACCTGGATCTCCGGCGCCTTCGCCGGAGGCCGGGGCATGTGGGATCCAGGAAGGTGCACTATAGTATGAATTTCCTTCGCCGCTTGGGCGGATCCGGCGACCTTATAGCCGGCGACAGAACGGCGGCGGTTCCGACGAGATACTAGACAGAGGGAGAGGAGGAAGAGCGTGAAGACGATGAAGACGCCGATGAGGATTCCGATCACGACCCAGAGACGGAGCCCGAAGATAGAAGTGTGCTTGGAAAGCTGCGTGTTCATGAAAGCTCCGTCGAAGATTGACATTGCTGCAGACTAAAGAGGACAATGGGTCGccggaaaagaaagaaaaaagtgaactTTCCGGCACACGGCGAGGTTCTAGGAAGCGGGTAGCATTTGGTTCGCCTGAAAATTGAGACAAGGGAGGATTTTCCGACGCCGGCTACGCGGTAAGGGTGAAGTAAAGAGATGAAAATCAATGCTTTGAAAGAaggggaagaagagagaaagaaaaagaatgtggGGTTGAAAGAAAATGAGATGAATAGAAAATTTAGCAGCATGAATGGAAGTGtgtaagagagagagagagagagacagacAGACAAAAAAGGTTGAGTGATGAAGCCAGCAAAGAGTGCTGAGGAAAGGGTTTCATGTTTGCTGTGtactcttttgtttttgttttctttctcattcaacaacaacaaccataataataataataataataataataataaatacagaaaaaaaaaaggaacgtTATACTCTTTTCCAATTTCTCTTTACAACATCTTTTTAgtattgtatgaaaaaaaaaagattaatgtttgattatagtttttaaaataactattcgtattttaatctcaaatttatataattttgccccttacaataaataaattatttttcatctttctttgaTAACAATAAAGgacaaatctatttatttttaacaggTCATATGGTAAGAGAAAAGGTGTCTTTAAAgattgtatttaataatttactcaattaataacaataattaatcaatcaagttgtccaaaaaatattttaagaagatTTAGCGTACAATCTCATTATTGAATACTGGAAATACATTAATTGCTGAACTGTTATGTGGTTTGACCTATATTGTTTAGTTTTGGTCATGCAACTCTTTGTATAAGGATGATAAATGCtataaataatagtatttaattgtgtttattttcttaatataataaataatattgatatttatttatgattgacAACATCTATTATTAATCATTCAACATATGTGGACAGGGGAAAGAAGGCTCCTACAAAATGACAAAGACAAACAAAGAAgtacaataaaatgaaagaaacagtAACAGAATATTAACGTTCGAAATTGTTGAAATCGAACTCAGGCACTGTTCCACATGGCATAGTTTAAGTATCTAATTTagctttgtaaaaaaaaaaaaaaaaaaaaaaaaaaaaaaaaaaaaaaaactttttcttaaggtgtttgaagaagaaaaataaaacatacttTTGTAGCTTCTTTTTTGttcagtgtttttttttctggcTTTTATTAAGTCAATTAAATTCCACTAGAGTTAGTTAATTTGACCAAATTTGGATTTGAATCTTCTTATAAACACGTTTAAACTTTgactttctttaaaaaaataaaatggtatcagaaaaaaaaatattgttctatCGATTTTTTTAACAGATAATCAATGAAATCAGTTCatatttgaatttggttttttattgaataatatcGCATAATATATTTGTCAaatgcaattattttttaatatttgcaaAATTTTTTTACGTACCAATATCAAAAGCATAATCAATATATAAGTTTTTGTCAACTTCcaattcaaaaaagaaaagcaacttatattcaaaaaagaaaaattaaaccatattccctttaaaaattattaatgcaAAAAATACATTGCATTCTCTAGTTTTCAACAAATTAATGTAAAGTGGACCTATATCATCTCACAATCTTATAGATTGGAACTGATCTACATAATCTCTATGGCAGTAGAAAATCCAGAGATATTGTAACACTAGCAAACATGAGTgccataaaaaattatttttatacactgattttttttaatattcctctttttcttaacttAGCAATAGCATAGGCACTTTTGAGCTCCAACACAAAGCTTGATTAAGGTTATTGATAGTctccattaaaataaaagggtCTAGGGTCAATATTTTTagaatgattttaattttttctttcttttccattttcttataaaagagaatatttaggataaaaatggaagaatgaactaaacaaaaagtaattccatcctaaaagataaagatagtGTTTTGAGTATGAGACTGActtattttcaacattttcacaatttttcctataataatttttggtagtgatttttggtctttgttttttctctatTATCTGGAGGTGAACTTGTCAAAGATCCTCATACCAAAGTCAGTCTGTATGGTAATCTAGAACaatgataattaatatatagtaaatatGAATTACTTATCtcacttgtatttatagttttcgtcATGGGTCTAAAATTAGCGAAATCTTAATCACAGTCTAATCGCAACTTAATACCTCTAATTACCATTTATCTTAATCTTTAtagaaaaacttaattataaacttaaactggACATTCATCTTTGGCCGTTCGTCCTGAATCAGAATTTTTGTCATGTTCGATCAAATTAACTGTATTTTGATTTCTATGAGTATCCGACATGTTTGGTTAAGAAAGATTAATATGATCATCCGACCCATACAGTATAAAAGGCAACCATCTGCGTTCTTTTGAGAATAGGTGTAAAGAAAATAGAGAatggataagaaaaaaaagggtcGGAGAGATAGTATTTTAagagtgattttaattttgattttcttttccaatctaatataaaagagaatatttaagagaaaaagagaagaatgaaGTGCCATTAAAAGAAAGCAAGAATATGTGGTTGGCCATTGACATTTGGCTTGCTCCATTGTTGCCGTGGAAGAAGAAACGAAAAAGGATAAGATGAAGGTAAGGCGGGGAGGCAATCAAATGTAGGAAGGATGTCATAATAGAAACAAGCAGACGATAAAGGGTGGTGAATCACCAGAGAGACACCTCCCGCGTGAATTAGTcacctaaaataaattattgtttatcatgaaaaaactaaattcaaaacttaa
Coding sequences within:
- the LOC106759523 gene encoding probable serine/threonine-protein kinase At1g01540 isoform X2, translating into MSIFDGAFMNTQLSKHTSIFGLRLWVVIGILIGVFIVFTLFLLSLCLVSRRNRRRSVAGYKVAGSAQAAKEIHTIVHLPGSHMPRPPAKAPEIQVEMGKAEHRVVVHCDRVSSEESKGTMGSGCETTSSFGSGSVGGLGLGPEVSHLGWGRWYTLRELEDATGGLCPENVVGEGGYGIVYHGVLNDGTKIAVKNLLNNKGQAEKEFKVEVEAIGRVRHKNLVRLLGYCVEGAYRMLVYEYVDNGNLEQWLHGDVGPVSPLTWNIRMNIILGTARGLAYLHEGLEPKVVHRDVKSSNILIDRQWNSKVSDFGLAKLLCSENSYVTTRVMGTFGYVAPEYACTGMLTEKSDIYSFGILIMEIITGRSPVDYARPQGEVNLIEWLKTMVGNRKSEEVVDPKLPEMPSSKALKRALLIALRCVDPDATKRPKMGHVIHMLEADDMLFHNKTDGDSSRSYQNEHKDSNLDKRTDGVTDQSEDASSSRNNHQATTWR
- the LOC106759523 gene encoding probable serine/threonine-protein kinase At1g01540 isoform X1, encoding MSIFDGAFMNTQLSKHTSIFGLRLWVVIGILIGVFIVFTLFLLSLCLVSRRNRRRSVAGYKVAGSAQAAKEIHTIVHLPGSHMPRPPAKAPEIQVEMGKAEHRVVVHCDRVSSEESKGTMGSGCETTSSFGSGSVGGLGLGPEVSHLGWGRWYTLRELEDATGGLCPENVVGEGGYGIVYHGVLNDGTKIAVKNLLNNKGQAEKEFKVEVEAIGRVRHKNLVRLLGYCVEGAYRMLVYEYVDNGNLEQWLHGDVGPVSPLTWNIRMNIILGTARGLAYLHEGLEPKVVHRDVKSSNILIDRQWNSKVSDFGLAKLLCSENSYVTTRVMGTFGYVAPEYACTGMLTEKSDIYSFGILIMEIITGRSPVDYARPQGEVNLIEWLKTMVGNRKSEEVVDPKLPEMPSSKALKRALLIALRCVDPDATKRPKMGHVIHMLEADDMLFHNEQKTDGDSSRSYQNEHKDSNLDKRTDGVTDQSEDASSSRNNHQATTWR